Proteins from one Nicotiana tabacum cultivar K326 chromosome 23, ASM71507v2, whole genome shotgun sequence genomic window:
- the LOC107811702 gene encoding uncharacterized protein LOC107811702 isoform X3 gives MPRSSKHKSHKQSKHSPKEGKDYSYSDSDSDVKMKEKEKEKSSKEESLARVSKDSSHVASGEKRKGKDLSGCGNGDVSEEYTSSKRRKEKAAEATSGGADRWNGAVDSEMKVESLKCDADKGSKGKETKSSSDSKSKNSKKEGSIVSLVEKEESKSSGKVESKRKSEKDSARKEGKDLKEKERGSDREKKGHESKRDDVDNVKKQGSQLGDVCEEKQNKKEWSIQNEVQNLDLDKETEKKARKRREVPGDRDKYEDDINESDDRRLSSKSERTRDEKHRHEKHKEYKEDGDKDDRHKDDRYREDVDKDRKRRDDKYREDSDRDIRRRDDKYLEDVDRDSRRRDDKYRDDGDRDNRRKDDRYREDDERDSRRRDGKYREDGDSDIRHGDDKYREYAEKDGRHDEDRYHEDGERDDRQRDLKYKEDGERDKRRKDEKHREDFERHGRCKDGDEADESDKKRRINDAKYGDERAPRDHSGDRSDAKRSRDEGHASDLHLRKSGLHDGNPGYDDRTRYKDELGRRRTHDKEDLGDIRSRGSKEQRSETEKRSISSRVESVTDRGRSTSRNADVELTPKKSRWRTSPGAGPHTRDNYRLSKQEESKYRDYPYEDRIRHGGTSRDYAGSGGSMERISSRSTEKLIQKEDIFHGEFSAERRLKADVRSSPLQLVDRSPSSASNERRHLSRSEVRRSLDVEESTQRSGGSREVKDGRGNRDFAGDAFAGEELSQMDGDNVSVSSPFIRGSHFSGSSKSALPPPPPFRSGVDSPLVFGTLEDDSRGKSANRHRRINDPNIGRMQGNAWKGVPNWPSPLANGFMPFQHGPPPVGFHPVMQQFPGPPMFGVRPSMDLSHSGVPYHIPDADRFSGHGRPMGGWRTPLDDSCGPPLHGWDANNFGEEAHLYGRPDWDQNRTLSNNSRSWETSGDVWKGPIRGTSVELPSGSQKEVCSVQGPGDNSFAAQSAQQAQSEQKQTDQDAESNDISQSSIVPGRSTPEGLKLNSKEQPIEVKPSGKEEARLCNVYLEKLDISADLTEPELFDQCASLMDVDQNMTSDVDISKILFLEQGAVEHNAVLPGKFSSASVIATVADSVFQKAISLYKKRREEIKLVNDVKCSFSGRLGESYPAPKLENSSSDYVKVEETAPADNALAEDGAKGVTLPVSSEEVVVLSQTTTCNELCEPMSLNTTEKSDLPPSVVERVGMDGDTIPDVSQEIKIEENSSSLGEVGRSDAPAPQVSKDLIRTDISILVNVKEEEESVDAKCGPLRHPDVSSEVFEAVMPESIESGSVNLSRIHHSPESTH, from the exons ATGCCTCGAAGTTCAAAGCATAAATCGCACAAGCAGAGCAAACATAGTCCGAAAGAGGGTAAGGATTACTCGTactcggattcggattcggatgtGAAGATGAAGGAGAAAGAGAAGGAGAAGAGCAGTAAAGAGGAGAGTTTGGCTAGGGTTTCTAAGGATTCAAGCCACGTAGCTTCCGGTGAGAAGCGGAAAGGTAAAGATCTAAGTGGCTGTGGAAATGGTGATGTTTCGGAGGAGTATACTTCGTCCAAGAGGCGCAAAGAGAAGGCTGCAGAGGCGACTAGTGGTGGCGCAGATAGGTGGAATGGTGCTGTGGATAGTGAAATGAAGGTAGAAAGTTTGAAATGTGATGCAGATAAGGGTTCTAAAGGGAAGGAAACGAAGAGTTCAAGTGATTCCAAGAGTAAAAATAGTAAGAAAGAAGGTAGTATTGTCTCATTGGTGGAGAAAGAGGAGAGCAAGAGTAGTGGAAAAGTGGAGTCAAAGAGGAAATCTGAGAAGGATTCTGCTCGAAAAGAGGGCAAGGATTTGAAGGAAAAGGAGCGAGGGTCAGATAGGGAAAAGAAAGGTCATGAGAGTAAACGCGATGATGTGGACAATGTGAAGAAGCAAGGGTCTCAATTAGGTGATGTTTGTGAGGAAAAGCAGAACAAAAAAG AGTGGTCTATCCAAAATGAGGTACAGAACCTTGACTTGGACAAGGAAACTGAAAAGAAGGCACGGAAGAGGAGAGAAGTCCCTGGTGATCGAGATAAATATGAAGATGATATAAATGAGAGCGATGACAGGCGGTTATCTTCGAAATCCGAACGTACTAGAGATGAAAAACACCGGCATGAAAAACATAAAGAATACAAGGAAGATGGTGATAAAGATGATAGGCACAAGGATGATAGGTATCGTGAGGATGTTGATAAGGACAGAAAACGACGTGATGATAAATATCGGGAAGATAGTGACAGAGACATTAGACGTAGAGATGATAAGTACCTGGAAGATGTCGACAGAGATAGCAGACGCCGGGATGACAAATATCGTGATGATGGTGACAGAGATAATAGACGCAAAGATGACAGGTATAGAGAAGATGATGAAAGAGATAGTCGTCGTAGGGATGGAAAATATCGTGAAGATGGTGACAGTGATATCAGGCATGGGGATGATAAGTATCGAGAGTATGCAGAAAAAGATGGTCGTCACGATGAAGATAGATATCATGAAGATGGTGAAAGGGATGATAGGCAGAGGGACCTCAAATATAAAGAAGATGGTGAAAGAGATAAAAGGCGCAAGGATGAGAAGCACCGGGAAGATTTTGAAAGACATGGAAGATGCAAAGATGGTGATGAAGCAGATGAAAGTGATAAAAAGAGGAGAATTAATGATGCCAAGTATGGGGATGAACGTGCTCCAAGAGACCATTCAGGTGACCGGTCTGATGCGAAGCGTTCTAGGGATGAGGGTCATGCTTCTGATTTGCATTTAAGGAAATCAGGTTTGCATGATGGTAACCCTGGTTATGATGATCGTACAAGGTATAAAGATGAGCTTGGAAGAAGGAGAACTCATGATAAAGAGGACCTCGGGGATATTAGGTCTCGGGGTTCTAAAGAGCAGCGCTCCGAAACAGAGAAGAGATCCATCAGTTCTAGAGTAGAGTCTGTCACCGATCGTGGAAGGTCTACCTCAAGGAATGCTGATGTAGAACTTACTCCAAAAAAGAGCAGGTGGAGGACTTCACCCGGTGCCGGCCCTCATACTAGGGATAATTACAG GCTGTCAAAGCAAGAAGAGTCTAAGTACAGGGATTATCCTTATGAAGACAGGATTCGACATGGTGGAACCTCTCGAGATTATGCTGGTTCTGGGGGATCAATGGAGAGGATTTCATCTCGATCAACGGAGAAGTTGATTCAGAAGGAGGATATCTTTCATGGAGAGTTCTCAGCTGAACGGCGGCTTAAAGCAGACGTTCGTAGTTCTCCCCTGCAGTTGGTGGATAGATCTCCTTCTTCAGCAAGCAATGAGCGAAGACACTTGAGTAGATCTGAGGTTCGCCGGAGTCTTGATGTTGAGGAATCAACACAGAGAAGTGGTGGCTCCAGGGAAGTAAAGGACGGCAGAGGAAACCGTGACTTTGCTGGCGATGCATTTGCAGGTGAGGAACTATCACAAATGGACGGAGATAACGTCTCTGTTTCTTCACCTTTTATCAGAGGGAGTCACTTCTCGGGCAGTTCAAAGTCTGCTTTACCTCCCCCTCCCCCATTTAGATCTGGAGTTGACAGCCCATTAGTGTTTGGCACTTTGGAGGATGATAGTAGAGGGAAGTCGGCCAACCGTCACAGAAGAATTAATGATCCCAATATTGGAAGAATGCAAGGAAATGCTTGGAAAGGGGTTCCAAATTGGCCGTCACCTCTGGCAAATGGTTTCATGCCTTTTCAGCATGGTCCACCTCCTGTTGGTTTTCATCCTGTGATGCAGCAGTTTCCTGGACCGCCAATGTTTGGTGTCAGACCTTCAATGGACTTGAGTCACTCTGGGGTTCCTTACCATATACCAGATGCAGACCGCTTTTCTGGCCATGGGCGCCCGATGGGGGGTTGGCGAACTCCACTGGATGATTCATGCGGGCCTCCATTGCATGGGTGGGATGCTAACAATTTTGGTGAAGAAGCTCACCTTTATGGGAGGCCAGACTGGGACCAGAATAGGACGCTGTCCAACAATAGTCGCAGTTGGGAGACTAGTGGTGATGTATGGAAAGGGCCAATAAGGGGCACCAGTGTGGAGCTGCCATCTGGTTCACAGAAGGAGGTTTGTTCAGTTCAGGGTCCAGGAGATAATTCTTTTGCTGCTCAGTCGGCTCAGCAAGCCCAGAGTGAGCAAAAGCAGACAGATCAAGATGCTGAAAGCAATGATATCAGTCAGTCCAGCATTGTTCCTGGAAGGAGCACTCCAGAAGGCTTGAAACTTAATTCTAAAGAGCAGCCAATTGAGGTGAAGCCTTCCGGGAAAGAAGAGGCTCGCCTTTGCAATGTTTACCTCGAAAAGCTTGATATATCAGCAGATCTTACGGAGCCCGAGTTGTTTGATCAATGTGCTAGCTTAATGGATGTTGATCAGAACATGACATCTGATGTAGATATCTCTAAAATTTTGTTCTTGGAG CAGGGTGCTGTGGAACATAATGCGGTGCTGCCCGGCAAATTTTCAAGTGCTTCAGTCATTGCTACCGTGGCTGATTCTGTTTTTCAG AAAGCCATTTCCCTTTACAAGAAGAGGAGAGAAGAAATTAAACTCGTAAACGATGTGAAATGTTCGTTTTCTGGTCGGCTAGGTGAGTCCTATCCAGCACCTAAATTAGAGAATTCAAGTTCAGATTATGTTAaagttgaggagactgctccagcAGATAATGCGCTAGCAGAAGATGGTGCTAAGGGGGTTACTCTCCCTGTTAGTTCTGAGGAAGTTGTAGTGCTTTCACAAACCACCACCTGTAACGAGCTGTGTGAGCCAATGAGTCTGAACACAACTGAGAAATCAGATCTCCCTCCTTCCGTGGTGGAAAGAGTTGGCATGGACGGGGATACCATTCCAGATGTGTCGCAGGAAATTAAAATTGAAGAGAACTCCTCGTCTCTCGGAGAGGTGGGTAGATCTGATGCCCCTGCACCTCAGGTATCTAAAGATTTGATAAGGACCGACATTTCAATTCTAGTTAATGTCAAAGAGGAAGAGGAGTCTGTTGATGCTAAATGTGGTCCCTTGCGACACCCTGATGTGTCTTCTGAGGTATTTGAGGCAGTGATGCCAGAGTCAATTGAGTCTGGGTCAGTAAATTTAAGTCGGATACATCATTCTCCTGAAAGTACACATTGA
- the LOC107811702 gene encoding uncharacterized protein LOC107811702 isoform X4, protein MPRSSKHKSHKQSKHSPKEGKDYSYSDSDSDVKMKEKEKEKSSKEESLARVSKDSSHVASGEKRKGKDLSGCGNGDVSEEYTSSKRRKEKAAEATSGGADRWNGAVDSEMKVESLKCDADKGSKGKETKSSSDSKSKNSKKEGSIVSLVEKEESKSSGKVESKRKSEKDSARKEGKDLKEKERGSDREKKGHESKRDDVDNVKKQGSQLGDVCEEKQNKKEWSIQNEVQNLDLDKETEKKARKRREVPGDRDKYEDDINESDDRRLSSKSERTRDEKHRHEKHKEYKEDGDKDDRHKDDRYREDVDKDRKRRDDKYREDSDRDIRRRDDKYLEDVDRDSRRRDDKYRDDGDRDNRRKDDRYREDDERDSRRRDGKYREDGDSDIRHGDDKYREYAEKDGRHDEDRYHEDGERDDRQRDLKYKEDGERDKRRKDEKHREDFERHGRCKDGDEADESDKKRRINDAKYGDERAPRDHSGDRSDAKRSRDEGHASDLHLRKSGLHDGNPGYDDRTRYKDELGRRRTHDKEDLGDIRSRGSKEQRSETEKRSISSRVESVTDRGRSTSRNADVELTPKKSRWRTSPGAGPHTRDNYRLSKQEESKYRDYPYEDRIRHGGTSRDYAGSGGSMERISSRSTEKLIQKEDIFHGEFSAERRLKADVRSSPLQLVDRSPSSASNERRHLSRSEVRRSLDVEESTQRSGGSREVKDGRGNRDFAGDAFAGEELSQMDGDNVSVSSPFIRGSHFSGSSKSALPPPPPFRSGVDSPLVFGTLEDDSRGKSANRHRRINDPNIGRMQGNAWKGVPNWPSPLANGFMPFQHGPPPVGFHPVMQQFPGPPMFGVRPSMDLSHSGVPYHIPDADRFSGHGRPMGGWRTPLDDSCGPPLHGWDANNFGEEAHLYGRPDWDQNRTLSNNSRSWETSGDVWKGPIRGTSVELPSGSQKEVCSVQGPGDNSFAAQSAQQAQSEQKQTDQDAESNDISQSSIVPGRSTPEGLKLNSKEQPIEVKPSGKEEARLCNVYLEKLDISADLTEPELFDQCASLMDVDQNMTSDVDISKILFLEGAVEHNAVLPGKFSSASVIATVADSVFQKAISLYKKRREEIKLVNDVKCSFSGRLGESYPAPKLENSSSDYVKVEETAPADNALAEDGAKGVTLPVSSEEVVVLSQTTTCNELCEPMSLNTTEKSDLPPSVVERVGMDGDTIPDVSQEIKIEENSSSLGEVGRSDAPAPQVSKDLIRTDISILVNVKEEEESVDAKCGPLRHPDVSSEVFEAVMPESIESGSVNLSRIHHSPESTH, encoded by the exons ATGCCTCGAAGTTCAAAGCATAAATCGCACAAGCAGAGCAAACATAGTCCGAAAGAGGGTAAGGATTACTCGTactcggattcggattcggatgtGAAGATGAAGGAGAAAGAGAAGGAGAAGAGCAGTAAAGAGGAGAGTTTGGCTAGGGTTTCTAAGGATTCAAGCCACGTAGCTTCCGGTGAGAAGCGGAAAGGTAAAGATCTAAGTGGCTGTGGAAATGGTGATGTTTCGGAGGAGTATACTTCGTCCAAGAGGCGCAAAGAGAAGGCTGCAGAGGCGACTAGTGGTGGCGCAGATAGGTGGAATGGTGCTGTGGATAGTGAAATGAAGGTAGAAAGTTTGAAATGTGATGCAGATAAGGGTTCTAAAGGGAAGGAAACGAAGAGTTCAAGTGATTCCAAGAGTAAAAATAGTAAGAAAGAAGGTAGTATTGTCTCATTGGTGGAGAAAGAGGAGAGCAAGAGTAGTGGAAAAGTGGAGTCAAAGAGGAAATCTGAGAAGGATTCTGCTCGAAAAGAGGGCAAGGATTTGAAGGAAAAGGAGCGAGGGTCAGATAGGGAAAAGAAAGGTCATGAGAGTAAACGCGATGATGTGGACAATGTGAAGAAGCAAGGGTCTCAATTAGGTGATGTTTGTGAGGAAAAGCAGAACAAAAAAG AGTGGTCTATCCAAAATGAGGTACAGAACCTTGACTTGGACAAGGAAACTGAAAAGAAGGCACGGAAGAGGAGAGAAGTCCCTGGTGATCGAGATAAATATGAAGATGATATAAATGAGAGCGATGACAGGCGGTTATCTTCGAAATCCGAACGTACTAGAGATGAAAAACACCGGCATGAAAAACATAAAGAATACAAGGAAGATGGTGATAAAGATGATAGGCACAAGGATGATAGGTATCGTGAGGATGTTGATAAGGACAGAAAACGACGTGATGATAAATATCGGGAAGATAGTGACAGAGACATTAGACGTAGAGATGATAAGTACCTGGAAGATGTCGACAGAGATAGCAGACGCCGGGATGACAAATATCGTGATGATGGTGACAGAGATAATAGACGCAAAGATGACAGGTATAGAGAAGATGATGAAAGAGATAGTCGTCGTAGGGATGGAAAATATCGTGAAGATGGTGACAGTGATATCAGGCATGGGGATGATAAGTATCGAGAGTATGCAGAAAAAGATGGTCGTCACGATGAAGATAGATATCATGAAGATGGTGAAAGGGATGATAGGCAGAGGGACCTCAAATATAAAGAAGATGGTGAAAGAGATAAAAGGCGCAAGGATGAGAAGCACCGGGAAGATTTTGAAAGACATGGAAGATGCAAAGATGGTGATGAAGCAGATGAAAGTGATAAAAAGAGGAGAATTAATGATGCCAAGTATGGGGATGAACGTGCTCCAAGAGACCATTCAGGTGACCGGTCTGATGCGAAGCGTTCTAGGGATGAGGGTCATGCTTCTGATTTGCATTTAAGGAAATCAGGTTTGCATGATGGTAACCCTGGTTATGATGATCGTACAAGGTATAAAGATGAGCTTGGAAGAAGGAGAACTCATGATAAAGAGGACCTCGGGGATATTAGGTCTCGGGGTTCTAAAGAGCAGCGCTCCGAAACAGAGAAGAGATCCATCAGTTCTAGAGTAGAGTCTGTCACCGATCGTGGAAGGTCTACCTCAAGGAATGCTGATGTAGAACTTACTCCAAAAAAGAGCAGGTGGAGGACTTCACCCGGTGCCGGCCCTCATACTAGGGATAATTACAG GCTGTCAAAGCAAGAAGAGTCTAAGTACAGGGATTATCCTTATGAAGACAGGATTCGACATGGTGGAACCTCTCGAGATTATGCTGGTTCTGGGGGATCAATGGAGAGGATTTCATCTCGATCAACGGAGAAGTTGATTCAGAAGGAGGATATCTTTCATGGAGAGTTCTCAGCTGAACGGCGGCTTAAAGCAGACGTTCGTAGTTCTCCCCTGCAGTTGGTGGATAGATCTCCTTCTTCAGCAAGCAATGAGCGAAGACACTTGAGTAGATCTGAGGTTCGCCGGAGTCTTGATGTTGAGGAATCAACACAGAGAAGTGGTGGCTCCAGGGAAGTAAAGGACGGCAGAGGAAACCGTGACTTTGCTGGCGATGCATTTGCAGGTGAGGAACTATCACAAATGGACGGAGATAACGTCTCTGTTTCTTCACCTTTTATCAGAGGGAGTCACTTCTCGGGCAGTTCAAAGTCTGCTTTACCTCCCCCTCCCCCATTTAGATCTGGAGTTGACAGCCCATTAGTGTTTGGCACTTTGGAGGATGATAGTAGAGGGAAGTCGGCCAACCGTCACAGAAGAATTAATGATCCCAATATTGGAAGAATGCAAGGAAATGCTTGGAAAGGGGTTCCAAATTGGCCGTCACCTCTGGCAAATGGTTTCATGCCTTTTCAGCATGGTCCACCTCCTGTTGGTTTTCATCCTGTGATGCAGCAGTTTCCTGGACCGCCAATGTTTGGTGTCAGACCTTCAATGGACTTGAGTCACTCTGGGGTTCCTTACCATATACCAGATGCAGACCGCTTTTCTGGCCATGGGCGCCCGATGGGGGGTTGGCGAACTCCACTGGATGATTCATGCGGGCCTCCATTGCATGGGTGGGATGCTAACAATTTTGGTGAAGAAGCTCACCTTTATGGGAGGCCAGACTGGGACCAGAATAGGACGCTGTCCAACAATAGTCGCAGTTGGGAGACTAGTGGTGATGTATGGAAAGGGCCAATAAGGGGCACCAGTGTGGAGCTGCCATCTGGTTCACAGAAGGAGGTTTGTTCAGTTCAGGGTCCAGGAGATAATTCTTTTGCTGCTCAGTCGGCTCAGCAAGCCCAGAGTGAGCAAAAGCAGACAGATCAAGATGCTGAAAGCAATGATATCAGTCAGTCCAGCATTGTTCCTGGAAGGAGCACTCCAGAAGGCTTGAAACTTAATTCTAAAGAGCAGCCAATTGAGGTGAAGCCTTCCGGGAAAGAAGAGGCTCGCCTTTGCAATGTTTACCTCGAAAAGCTTGATATATCAGCAGATCTTACGGAGCCCGAGTTGTTTGATCAATGTGCTAGCTTAATGGATGTTGATCAGAACATGACATCTGATGTAGATATCTCTAAAATTTTGTTCTTGGAG GGTGCTGTGGAACATAATGCGGTGCTGCCCGGCAAATTTTCAAGTGCTTCAGTCATTGCTACCGTGGCTGATTCTGTTTTTCAG AAAGCCATTTCCCTTTACAAGAAGAGGAGAGAAGAAATTAAACTCGTAAACGATGTGAAATGTTCGTTTTCTGGTCGGCTAGGTGAGTCCTATCCAGCACCTAAATTAGAGAATTCAAGTTCAGATTATGTTAaagttgaggagactgctccagcAGATAATGCGCTAGCAGAAGATGGTGCTAAGGGGGTTACTCTCCCTGTTAGTTCTGAGGAAGTTGTAGTGCTTTCACAAACCACCACCTGTAACGAGCTGTGTGAGCCAATGAGTCTGAACACAACTGAGAAATCAGATCTCCCTCCTTCCGTGGTGGAAAGAGTTGGCATGGACGGGGATACCATTCCAGATGTGTCGCAGGAAATTAAAATTGAAGAGAACTCCTCGTCTCTCGGAGAGGTGGGTAGATCTGATGCCCCTGCACCTCAGGTATCTAAAGATTTGATAAGGACCGACATTTCAATTCTAGTTAATGTCAAAGAGGAAGAGGAGTCTGTTGATGCTAAATGTGGTCCCTTGCGACACCCTGATGTGTCTTCTGAGGTATTTGAGGCAGTGATGCCAGAGTCAATTGAGTCTGGGTCAGTAAATTTAAGTCGGATACATCATTCTCCTGAAAGTACACATTGA